GAATAACCTACGGAGTAAGGGATGAGTGTAATATGCATAAATtcgtatttaattttttttcgctCGTTGGTTGATCATAGTCTCACACACAACTTCAAATCTTCGATCCTTGTCAAGTTATGGGGTGAAACTACAACATCCCAGACTATTGTATACAGATGAGGCAACGAGACAATCTCTTAAACTCTGGTACGAATCTCTTACTCAATGAGTAAGGTAATTTAGAATATCggtttttgaaaaacaaaagataaaagtTTTGTGGTTAATACGTGGCatttaatttgttaataatgtttttgtcttttttgtttttaataatgtttTTATCTTAAATACGTAGCAACATCCACTTCAAACCTCTATATAAACAACTCCCATTCCCTCCCTacccctccccctcccccttcACATTTCTAGGATCTCTCACTCTCCGAACCCAACCCACCAATCCCATCAACCGGGGCGACCCGCCCACCCCTCTCCCCGAAATGGACCGACCCAGATTCGTAATCGAAGCCTCCGAGGCCGAATCAATGGCCAAGCAGTCCAACCTCACCGTCCTCCAGCTCCTCCCCTCCCTCGTCAAGCCCGCCCAGGCCCTCGCCCGCCCGCCCATCTCCAAATTCCACGTCGGAGCCGTCGGTTACGGTTCATCGGGTCGGATCTTCCTCGGCGTCAACCTCGAGTTCCCGGGTCTCCCCCTCCACTACTCGGTCCACGCCGAGCAGTTCCTCGTCACCAACCTCTCAATCCAATCGGAATCAAAGCTCCAATATATCGCCGTCTCCGCCGCCCCCTGTGGCCATTGCCGCCAGTTCTTCCAAGAAATCCGCGGAGCCCAGGATATCCAGATCCTAATTACCTCGGTGGAATCCGGCGACGACAACTCCGGGTTAAACGGTTTCGACCCGCTTCTCCATTTACTCCCCCACCGATTCGGACCCGAAGACCTCCTGGGACAGGACGTGCCGTTGCTCTTAGAGCAGCACGAAAACGGCCTGTCGTTTTTTAGCGAAACCCAGAATTTAACCGGCGATTTTAAACTTAATGCGGAGTTAAAAGCCGCGGCTTTAGAGGCCGCGAATAAGTCACACGCGCCGTACAGCGGGTGCCCGTCGGGTGTGGCGATTTTGGACTCCGACGGGAAAATGTACAAAGGGTCGTACATGGAGTCCGCCGCCTATAATCCGAGCATGGGCCCGGCTCAGGCGGCGCTGGTGGCTTACATTGTCGGCGGTGGTGGCGGGTATGAGAAAATTGTGGTCGCGGTTTTGGTGGAAAAAGCTGACGTCTTGGTTAAGCAAGAGCACACGGCGAGGTTGCTATTTCAGGCAATCTCGCCCAAGATCGATTTTCGGGTTT
Above is a window of Malus sylvestris chromosome 15, drMalSylv7.2, whole genome shotgun sequence DNA encoding:
- the LOC126605079 gene encoding cytidine deaminase 1, whose protein sequence is MDRPRFVIEASEAESMAKQSNLTVLQLLPSLVKPAQALARPPISKFHVGAVGYGSSGRIFLGVNLEFPGLPLHYSVHAEQFLVTNLSIQSESKLQYIAVSAAPCGHCRQFFQEIRGAQDIQILITSVESGDDNSGLNGFDPLLHLLPHRFGPEDLLGQDVPLLLEQHENGLSFFSETQNLTGDFKLNAELKAAALEAANKSHAPYSGCPSGVAILDSDGKMYKGSYMESAAYNPSMGPAQAALVAYIVGGGGGYEKIVVAVLVEKADVLVKQEHTARLLFQAISPKIDFRVFHCDSGSNCVKSLDL